One Formosa agariphila KMM 3901 genomic window, ACTGGCTGAAAAAGATTTTGATGACTTGCACACCAATTGGTTTCAAGCTATTAAATCCTTGCCTGCTGGTTGTGTGATTCATAAACAGGATGTGTATTTAAATCAAAAGTATAATTCAGAACAGCTGCCAAATAATACATTTTTAGAACGTGCTACTCACGACCACTTTAAAGACCGTAGTACCATCACTCATGACTGCTACTTGTTTTTTACCCTTCCTAAATCGAAAGGCACAAACTCCAGTAAGTTTATTAATCCGTTTAAAAAACCGTCGATTGCAAAAGCGATGGAATCCACAGATCAAGTCCTTGCTTTTATTAAGGCCGTATCAGACACCATTTCCTTTCTAAATATGTCTAAGCATTTCGTATTTACTCCACTGTCAGAATCTGAAATCCTGGAGTATACCAGAACCTATTTTAACGGGTTTAATACGGAAGTAGATACTGATATACTATTAGATAAATCAGGAGCTCAAATCGGTGAACATCATTTTGATGTCTTAGCCATAAACAGCGAATTGTGCTTTGATGAGCATGTACAATCTTGCAAGAAGAATAGCAATTTCACTTCAGATGATTTTGTGTTCCATCAGGGGTTTATAGATGGTTTGGGATTAACCTTAAACGACAATCACATTATCAATCAAATCATCTATCTCGACGACAAACAAAAATGGCGAAAACTCCTAGATAAAAAAGTAGACGAACTGCAGAAGAGTTCCAATTTCGGATCTCAGAACAAAGTGATTCTTGAAAAGATTCAGCACATATTATCTCAGATCAATCAGGACGATAGCAGTCTTGTGGTTCGAGGCCAATTAAATGTAATGTTTTGGTCAAAAGATGAATCTAGATTGGATACGATTGCTTCCAAAATTAAAACAGAATTTAAAGATATAGGGATGATTCCATATGCTCCAAAAGGGCACGAACGCTCTCAATATATACTGAATAATTATTGCTGCTTCACCTCTAACTTTTCTGATGATGATTTATATGTAACCGATTTAAAACATGCCCTTTGTTTACTCATCAACACTAGTAATTACAAATCTGATGCTACAGGTATTCTCTTCAATGACAGGTTAAATAACACCCCTGTTTTTAAAGATGTTTGGGATGATGACAAGAAACGCATTAAAGCGCGGAACTTTGCCATTTTTGCACCTACGGGAGAAGGAAAGTCTTTTTTAGCTAATAATATTCTGCGTCAATATTTTGAAAGTGGTGTGCGCCTAGTCATCATTGATCTTGGTGGATCCTATTCCAAATTCGCAAAACTTTATCCAAAAGATCATACCATTTTAAAATACAAATATGGTCACAATTTAGGGATTAATCCCTTTTACTTGGCACAATCTGAAGAGCTAACTACAGATCGTCTTGAAGATTTAAGCGTATTTTTATTGGAACTATTTGCTGCAGGCATCGAAGTCAGTAAGGCACAAACTGTGGCCCTTAAAAAGATACTTGCACATTATTATAAAGACGTTATGGATGGCCATTCACTTCAAGGGCTGTATTCTTTTATTGAACAAAATCAAAGCACTTTATTAGCCGATTTAAAGATTCATAAAGACTATTTCAACATTACCAACTTTTTACACATTATGTCTGAATATGTTGGAGAAGGCATGTATAGTTTTCTATTTGAAGTGAACGAAGATCAATCCTATAAAATTGAAGACAAGCGTTTGATTGTCTTTGAACTTGATGAAGTCAAGGATAATAAAGAAATTTTATCTGTGATGCTTAAGCTTATTAAAACAGCCATTCAGCGTACCATTTGGCAAAATCGTTCGGAAAAGGGAATCATCCTTTTCGATGAATTCGCCAAGCAACTCAAATTCGATAATGTCTTGGAGAGTGTAGAATTCTATTACCAAGCCATTCGAAAACAAAATGGAGCCATTGGAATTATTTTGCAGTCTATAAACCAGTTACCAAACTCGAGTACCTCCGCTAGTATTTTGGAAAATACGCAAGTGATATACAGCTTAAATAACGAAAAAGGTTACGATGAATTAAAGGAACGTTTGCATTTGTCTAGCCATGATTTGAATCAACTGAAGTCGATTAAAAACAATCTTACGGGAATCCGTAAATACACTGAAATCTTTATCAAAATCGGAAAGGAAAGTAACATTTTTAGACTAGAAGTTCCTAAAGCAGTCTATGCAGCTTACCTCACAGACGGGAAAGAAAACGAAGACATCATGGCCCTTTATGAGTCCTGTGGTTCTATGGAAAAAGCGATTACAACATTCATTTCAAAATCTTAAAACGGATGCCTTATGAAAATAAAACACACATTTTTAATTCTCATTATTGTTTTTACGTTTACTAGTAATGTAAGCGCACAAGGGATGCCTGTTTATGACAATACCAATTTTGTAAGTTTAGTAAAATCACTTGTAGAATCTGCAAAACAAACCTCCCAGCTTATACAAACGGTTAAGTTTTTAAAAGATCAAAAGGAGAATATAGAGAAAGTAAACGCCGTCATTCAGCAGCTCAAAGCTGTTAAGGAATTGGCTAAAAATAATGAACGCTTATATAACGTTGTTCGTACGGATTTACGAGACATACTAAACTCCAAATATATAAGGCCAGACGAAGTAAATCGCATTTCAGACACCTTCAATGCCATTATGGAAACAGCCATTGAAGACCTCGATTTTATTGATCAAATTCTATCTAGTAATTTTCTAAAAATGACTGATGCAGACCGTTCTAAAATCCTTAAAGACAAGGAAACGGAGTCCAATAATATGGTATCTGAAATTAATAATAAAACCAAACGTTATCGTGAAATCATCTCGTTTAGAGAAATGCAAGATTTAATAAACAATAGAGCTAAGAATTACTAAACACTCCAGATTATGATACTTATGAGCATTGGATTAGAATATGTAGATGCCATTTTTCAGACTATAAAAGGCAGTGATTTTTCGCTATATGCCATGACGGGTATGAAATCTTTAGCGGTTTTGTTTTTCTTGGTCAATATTTTAAAGAAATACAATGAAGGTGTTGCTAGTAAGGATGGGTATACTTGGGGCTTAAGTCCTGGAGAATTGGTTAAGAATTTTACCGTGATTATTCTTGTGATTTTTTCATCTCAAGTGCTAGGGGTTTTTGATAGTATTTTGGTAGCTATTGAAACAGAGTATAAAACTACGGCTCCTACTCTACTCCCCCTTCAAATGCAAGATATTCCCTTAGAAACCGATGTAGGCATGTTGGATATGGCTACTAAAGCAATGGCATTATTGTATGATGCATTGGTGACTCCGCTTTACGGATTTAAAATTCTAGCCTTTATTATCAGTTTAGGATTATGGCTTATTGATTTGTTTATTTATCCGCTCTTTTTAGCTGAACGCTATTTTCTATTAGGGATCCTACAAGCCTTTTTTCCTTTGATTATAAGCATGGCAGTGTTTGAAAAGTTTCGTCCCATGGCCTACACCTTTTTTAAATTGTATGCAGCAGTGTATATGCTTGTTCCAGCGTTCTTTTTTGTCAATGTATTTGTCAATGCGGTTTATACGGAAATCAACACCACATTTTGGGTAAACCTTTTTGGAACGCAATTCGGAAGCGGCATATTCGCTCCTATAGTTGATCTCGGGTCTATCGGATTTATAGTCTTCCTAAAATTCAAATTATACAAACGTGCTACATCATTCACCTTCAAACTTTTTAACTAAATGAAAACGCCTTATAAAAATATTTATAGTGTTCTAAAACTCAATAGAATTATTGTGATTTCACTGGTTGTCTGCACACTTTTAATCTGCTGTTTTGCAACTTGGATTGTTTACGATACTCATAAAAAAGCGCTTAATAGTGCCTTTGCAATCAGCACCAATGGCGCTGTAATTCCGTTATCTTGGGTGACTCAAAAAGAAAATTTAGAAGTAGAAGCTTTGGCTC contains:
- a CDS encoding TraG family conjugative transposon ATPase, translating into MNKINLAQYHPIIDIQNHIIFANNGHVVLGYKGDLPEVYSLAEKDFDDLHTNWFQAIKSLPAGCVIHKQDVYLNQKYNSEQLPNNTFLERATHDHFKDRSTITHDCYLFFTLPKSKGTNSSKFINPFKKPSIAKAMESTDQVLAFIKAVSDTISFLNMSKHFVFTPLSESEILEYTRTYFNGFNTEVDTDILLDKSGAQIGEHHFDVLAINSELCFDEHVQSCKKNSNFTSDDFVFHQGFIDGLGLTLNDNHIINQIIYLDDKQKWRKLLDKKVDELQKSSNFGSQNKVILEKIQHILSQINQDDSSLVVRGQLNVMFWSKDESRLDTIASKIKTEFKDIGMIPYAPKGHERSQYILNNYCCFTSNFSDDDLYVTDLKHALCLLINTSNYKSDATGILFNDRLNNTPVFKDVWDDDKKRIKARNFAIFAPTGEGKSFLANNILRQYFESGVRLVIIDLGGSYSKFAKLYPKDHTILKYKYGHNLGINPFYLAQSEELTTDRLEDLSVFLLELFAAGIEVSKAQTVALKKILAHYYKDVMDGHSLQGLYSFIEQNQSTLLADLKIHKDYFNITNFLHIMSEYVGEGMYSFLFEVNEDQSYKIEDKRLIVFELDEVKDNKEILSVMLKLIKTAIQRTIWQNRSEKGIILFDEFAKQLKFDNVLESVEFYYQAIRKQNGAIGIILQSINQLPNSSTSASILENTQVIYSLNNEKGYDELKERLHLSSHDLNQLKSIKNNLTGIRKYTEIFIKIGKESNIFRLEVPKAVYAAYLTDGKENEDIMALYESCGSMEKAITTFISKS
- a CDS encoding conjugal transfer protein: MKIKHTFLILIIVFTFTSNVSAQGMPVYDNTNFVSLVKSLVESAKQTSQLIQTVKFLKDQKENIEKVNAVIQQLKAVKELAKNNERLYNVVRTDLRDILNSKYIRPDEVNRISDTFNAIMETAIEDLDFIDQILSSNFLKMTDADRSKILKDKETESNNMVSEINNKTKRYREIISFREMQDLINNRAKNY